A portion of the Lolium rigidum isolate FL_2022 chromosome 1, APGP_CSIRO_Lrig_0.1, whole genome shotgun sequence genome contains these proteins:
- the LOC124675006 gene encoding tRNA threonylcarbamoyladenosine dehydratase-like gives MEDRARQLLLLAAVAGAGAAFGAFTTAAIFNLISRSKRREGYVRNLLESNGGTGSSGAAGPGARPRDCSDLLSDEVVAEQLTRNIQFFGIESQKKVTESFVVVIGLGGVGSHAASMLLRSGVGRLLLVDFDQVSLSSLNRHAVATRDDVGTPKASCLKKHFSMIYPECKIEARVQLYDPSAEDEILSGQPDFVLDCIDNIDTKVALLAACVRRGLRVLSAMGAGARADPTRIRVADLRESSNDPLSRTVRYRLKKDHGIEGGIPVVFSLEKPKAKLLPFQGSKEEETPSDYQIVPGFRVRIIPVLGTIPAIFGQVMASYVVTQLANLDFQTEPIVNLDLDHYRVLHHRLLEHEELIYGSAEQVLVDAQEVMYIVKELWRGRSARDQNMKDTGRKMWRSVNELMLVRWDKSKPAGVANLILLKFTEADAHESTTLDQVKEEEPEFYAMVSRVLKRAEMEFSL, from the exons ATGGAGGACAGGGCAAGGCAgctgctcctcctcgccgccgtcgccggggcCGGCGCCGCATTCGGCGCGTTCACCACTGCAGCCATCTTCAACCTCATCTCCAG GTCTAAGCGGAGAGAGGGCTACGTGCGCAACCTGCTGGAGTCCAATGGTGGCACTGGCAGCAGCG GCGCTGCGGGGCCAGGAGCACGTCCGAGGGATTGCTCGGATCTTCTCTCCGATGAAGTCGTCGCTGAGCAGCTTACAAG GAACATACAGTTTTTCGGCATTGAATCCCAGAAGAAAGTTACTGAATCTTTTGTTGTAGTCATTGGTCTTGGAGGAGTTGGCAGTCATGCTGCTTCCATGCTCCTCAGATCTGGGGTTGGCAGGTTGCTTCTAGTAGATTTTGATCAG GTCTCACTGTCATCACTAAACCGGCATGCTGTGGCAACCAGAGATGATGTTGGGACCCCAAAGGCGTCATGCCTCAAGAAGCATTTCTCAATGATATATCCAGAGTGCAAAATAGAAGCAAGAGTGCAGTTGTATGATCCATCAGCCGAGGACGAAATTCTTTCTGGACAGCCAGATTTTGTTCTTGATTGCATAGATAACATTGATACTAAG GTGGCTCTCCTTGCGGCTTGCGTACGCAGAGGGTTAAGGGTACTTTCTGCAATGGGGGCTGGAGCTCGAGCTGACCCAACCCGAATTCGTGTTGCAGATTTGAGAGAATCAAGTAACGACCCCCTTTCTAGGACG GTACGGTATCGGTTGAAGAAGGATCATGGAATTGAAGGTGGAATACCAGTAGTTTTTTCGTTGGAGAAGCCCAAGGCAAAGTTACTTCCTTTTCAAGGTTCGAAAGAAGAGGAAACTCCATCAGATTACCAG ATTGTTCCAGGATTCAGGGTTCGCATTATCCCAGTACTGGGAACAATCCCTGCAATATTTGGTCAAGTTATGGCCTCCTATGTGGTTACTCAGCTAGCCAATTTGGATTTTCAAACTGAACCAATTGTTAACCTGGATTTGGATCATTACcgtgttcttcatcatcgtcttcttgaGCATGAGGAGCTGATATATGGGTCAGCAGAACAAGTTTTG GTTGATGCGCAAGAGGTGATGTACATTGTGAAAGAATTGTGGCGTGGCCGAAGTGCTAGAGATCAAAACATGAAAGATACTGGCCGGAAAATGTGGAGATCTGTCAATGAACTAATGCTTGTTCG GTGGGACAAATCGAAGCCTGCCGGCGTGGCAAATCTGATACTTCTCAAGTTCACTGAG